In the genome of Paenibacillus sp. FSL R5-0766, one region contains:
- a CDS encoding DEAD/DEAH box helicase gives MAPFTIMDIKLLCGVTAFKRGEDYNQSGRVTNLVVSEDQLHYEAQVRGSERYQVTVDIDGSGEVVAGCSCPGDGRHYDYCKHVAAVLLAIHEWGEQQERNATIVSGKPPQPATGQGANTSSNFGSKSRVGTLVEESVWERPQSASQREQLNDAPERPPVHFAQAGRPSSASGWGRSADKPSYRTADQILSMFAKDRRPLHGNDRKYTAPVSRSSLREELQVQFICKLTQVHKGGGKLALELKVGNKRLYVVQKVKQFLNCIEKGEPMSFTKLFHYDPLMHVFTPQDQAILSMLIRMRQSEEAYRESISGYLGASDGRDILIAPLVWKPLLELLLQADSRMEGTGFANGPLTLGEGVLPLFYRIAQGTNEGYQLEISGLRELILLPAYDAAVVEGQLHMLEPMQMRSLEDLSGALTSYGIKESIDISTQQVDEFVQHVVPELRTLGHLSIDSQVREQIAEPELSPKLYIDFYRERITARLEFDYEVMVINPLAEYLIDEEEKKVILVRDRYKERNLIERLDRSFLERDGSVWASEREDAIYDVMYHLLPELEKQVDIYMPNAVKAMVQSYPTPPKVRADLGRGLDWLEISFEMEGVDEQELQELMRRIVEKKPYFRLKSGVFLSLENEGADSFAHMADSLGLGVGDIKSSHIRLPAVRALQLPGRDEVSGHVKWGGSLKRFLDDLRDPERMDFALPETLTPILRDYQNSGYQWLRTLAYYRFGGILADDMGLGKTLQSIAYITAVLQEKPEYNIEHTGGDKYRESGSLRGGETLTTSDIDPETGLPLDKMASVNTDGLWSTMQQDGLTIRTRVIHPPVLVVAPASLTYNWANEFARFAPHLNVLIAAGQKEERASMLSGMDEADVIVTSYPLLRRDLDTYLGRTFHTLILDEAQAIKNASSQTAQAVKQIQAPRRFALTGTPVENSLDELWSIFEAVFPGLFPSYRRFRDLPPERISRMVRPFILRRLKKDVLEELPDRIETVQRSELTVEQKKLYAAYLSQLQDEASKDMEDNGFQKNRIKILAGITRLRQLCCHPALFVEGYQGDSGKMEQLLETVEDCLAAGKRILIFSQFASMLNLIRQTLAAQGRNLFYLDGQTPAQSRVEMCHRFNEGEAELFLISLKAGGTGLNLTGADTVILYDLWWNPAVEEQAIGRAHRMGQKQVVQVIRLVTEGTIEEKILELQQRKKDLIAEVIEPGDGGSTTLSEQDIRELLMV, from the coding sequence GTGGCGCCATTCACAATTATGGATATCAAATTGCTGTGCGGGGTCACGGCATTCAAGCGCGGAGAAGATTATAACCAATCTGGCAGAGTGACCAATCTGGTGGTTAGTGAGGATCAGCTTCATTATGAAGCACAGGTACGTGGATCGGAGCGCTATCAGGTGACGGTGGATATAGATGGATCAGGTGAGGTTGTGGCAGGCTGCAGTTGTCCGGGTGACGGCAGACATTATGACTATTGCAAACATGTCGCTGCTGTCCTGTTGGCTATTCACGAATGGGGTGAGCAGCAGGAGCGTAATGCCACGATTGTTTCTGGGAAGCCTCCTCAACCTGCTACAGGCCAAGGAGCCAATACCAGTTCTAACTTTGGTTCCAAGTCCAGGGTTGGGACGCTAGTCGAAGAGAGCGTGTGGGAGCGCCCCCAGTCCGCTTCACAACGAGAGCAACTGAATGATGCTCCAGAGCGTCCACCTGTTCACTTTGCCCAAGCAGGTCGTCCAAGCTCAGCTTCGGGTTGGGGCCGCTCGGCAGATAAACCTTCTTACCGTACGGCGGATCAGATTCTGTCCATGTTTGCCAAAGATCGGAGACCGCTGCATGGAAATGATCGTAAATACACTGCCCCTGTCAGCCGTTCCTCCCTGAGGGAAGAATTGCAGGTTCAGTTTATATGCAAGCTGACACAGGTTCACAAGGGTGGTGGGAAACTTGCTCTTGAATTGAAAGTGGGTAACAAACGTCTGTATGTGGTGCAGAAAGTGAAGCAATTCCTGAACTGTATCGAGAAGGGCGAGCCCATGTCATTTACCAAACTGTTCCACTACGATCCATTAATGCATGTGTTCACTCCGCAGGATCAGGCGATTCTCTCGATGCTCATTCGAATGAGGCAGAGTGAAGAGGCATACCGCGAATCCATTTCCGGTTATCTGGGAGCTTCGGACGGACGGGATATATTGATTGCTCCGCTCGTATGGAAGCCACTGCTGGAATTGCTGCTACAGGCTGACAGCCGGATGGAGGGCACGGGATTTGCCAATGGACCACTCACACTGGGTGAGGGGGTACTTCCTTTATTTTACCGGATCGCCCAGGGAACGAATGAAGGATACCAGCTTGAAATTTCCGGACTGCGTGAGCTGATTCTTCTCCCTGCGTATGATGCCGCTGTGGTGGAAGGGCAGTTGCACATGTTGGAGCCGATGCAGATGCGAAGTCTGGAGGACTTGAGTGGAGCACTTACCTCATATGGGATAAAGGAAAGCATCGATATTTCGACTCAGCAGGTGGATGAGTTTGTGCAGCATGTTGTGCCAGAACTGCGTACGCTCGGCCATCTGTCCATTGATTCACAGGTGCGTGAACAGATCGCGGAACCGGAACTCTCACCCAAGTTGTACATCGACTTCTATCGTGAGCGTATTACAGCGCGTCTGGAATTCGACTATGAGGTCATGGTTATTAATCCGCTGGCAGAGTACTTGATAGATGAAGAAGAGAAAAAGGTTATTTTGGTGCGTGATCGATACAAAGAGCGGAATCTGATTGAACGGCTTGATCGATCCTTTCTTGAAAGGGATGGTAGTGTCTGGGCGAGCGAACGGGAAGATGCCATCTATGATGTCATGTATCATCTGTTGCCTGAGCTTGAGAAACAGGTAGATATCTATATGCCAAACGCCGTGAAGGCGATGGTGCAATCCTATCCCACACCGCCGAAAGTACGAGCAGATTTGGGAAGAGGATTGGACTGGCTGGAGATTTCATTCGAGATGGAAGGTGTGGACGAGCAGGAACTTCAGGAACTCATGCGCCGCATTGTGGAAAAGAAACCGTATTTCCGTCTCAAGAGCGGTGTCTTTCTCTCGCTTGAAAATGAAGGTGCAGACAGCTTCGCTCACATGGCCGATTCACTCGGACTGGGAGTAGGTGACATCAAGAGCAGCCATATCCGGCTGCCAGCTGTTCGGGCGTTACAATTGCCGGGTAGGGATGAGGTTTCCGGTCATGTGAAGTGGGGAGGCTCCCTGAAACGTTTCCTCGATGATCTGCGAGATCCCGAGCGGATGGATTTTGCATTGCCAGAGACACTGACCCCCATCCTGCGGGATTATCAGAACAGCGGATACCAGTGGCTGCGTACCCTCGCTTATTATCGTTTTGGCGGCATTCTTGCGGATGATATGGGACTTGGCAAAACGTTGCAAAGCATCGCGTATATCACAGCAGTGCTTCAGGAGAAGCCTGAGTACAACATTGAGCATACGGGCGGTGATAAATACCGGGAGAGCGGATCATTACGGGGCGGTGAAACGTTGACGACTTCCGACATCGACCCTGAAACTGGTCTCCCATTGGATAAGATGGCTTCAGTGAATACGGATGGCCTATGGTCCACGATGCAGCAGGATGGACTGACGATCCGAACGAGGGTCATTCACCCTCCGGTACTTGTTGTGGCGCCTGCCTCGCTAACCTATAACTGGGCCAATGAGTTTGCGCGGTTCGCCCCGCATCTGAACGTACTGATTGCCGCAGGTCAGAAAGAAGAACGAGCCAGCATGCTTTCAGGCATGGATGAGGCAGATGTAATTGTGACGTCGTATCCTCTGTTGCGACGGGATTTGGACACCTATCTCGGCCGAACCTTCCATACGCTCATTTTGGATGAAGCTCAGGCAATCAAAAATGCTTCTTCCCAGACCGCGCAGGCAGTCAAACAAATTCAAGCTCCGCGCCGTTTTGCACTCACAGGTACACCTGTGGAGAACTCGCTGGATGAATTGTGGTCCATTTTTGAAGCGGTATTCCCTGGGTTATTTCCAAGTTACAGAAGATTCCGCGACCTTCCTCCGGAACGGATCTCGCGGATGGTACGTCCGTTTATTCTGCGCCGTCTGAAGAAGGATGTGTTGGAAGAATTGCCTGATCGAATTGAAACGGTACAGCGATCAGAGCTTACGGTTGAACAGAAGAAATTGTACGCGGCATACCTCTCCCAGCTTCAGGATGAAGCATCGAAGGACATGGAGGATAACGGATTCCAGAAGAATCGTATCAAAATTTTGGCTGGCATCACGCGCTTACGTCAGTTGTGTTGTCATCCGGCCCTCTTTGTTGAAGGGTATCAAGGCGATTCCGGGAAAATGGAACAGTTGCTTGAAACGGTCGAGGATTGTTTGGCTGCAGGGAAACGAATTCTCATCTTCTCCCAATTTGCCAGCATGTTGAACCTGATTCGTCAGACCCTCGCGGCACAGGGAAGGAATCTTTTCTACCTTGATGGTCAGACCCCTGCACAGAGCCGGGTCGAGATGTGCCACAGATTTAATGAGGGCGAAGCTGAACTGTTCTTAATCTCCCTGAAAGCTGGCGGTACCGGACTAAACTTAACAGGGGCAGATACCGTTATATTATATGATCTATGGTGGAATCCTGCCGTGGAAGAACAGGCCATTGGCCGTGCCCATCGCATGGGACAGAAACAAGTAGTGCAAGTTATCCGTCTGGTTACCGAAGGTACGATCGAAGAGAAGATTCTGGAACTCCAGCAGCGCAAGAAGGACTTGATTGCCGAAGTGATCGAACCAGGAGACGGGGGATCGACGACCTTGTCCGAACAGGATATCCGCGAATTGTTGATGGTATAA